In Tenuifilum sp. 4138str, a single window of DNA contains:
- a CDS encoding HAD family hydrolase, which yields MGIDLKSFNGFIFDMDGVIVDNYLYHIDAWGEFCKRHGLNFEVEDFTRKYFGKNNTDILQALFGKNLTGTEIDMLGEEKEAIYRELYQPYIKPLDGLVDFMRELRIQGGKIAIASSAPQSNINFVVEKTCIKEYIDVSVNGNMVRLGKPNPDIFLKAAELLHIQPEKCLVFEDSFSGIQAAINAGMQVVALATTHKKEEHDPTITIISNFKELL from the coding sequence ATGGGAATTGATCTGAAAAGTTTCAATGGGTTTATTTTCGATATGGATGGCGTTATTGTTGATAACTACCTATACCATATTGATGCCTGGGGAGAATTTTGTAAACGACATGGATTGAACTTTGAAGTTGAAGACTTTACAAGGAAATACTTTGGAAAGAATAACACCGATATTTTGCAAGCCTTATTTGGGAAAAACCTAACTGGCACTGAAATAGATATGCTTGGCGAAGAGAAAGAGGCCATTTACAGGGAATTATACCAGCCCTACATCAAACCCTTGGACGGACTTGTAGATTTTATGAGGGAATTAAGAATACAAGGGGGAAAAATTGCTATTGCCAGTTCTGCTCCACAAAGCAACATCAACTTTGTTGTTGAGAAAACATGTATAAAGGAATATATTGATGTTTCAGTAAATGGCAACATGGTTAGGCTTGGTAAGCCCAATCCTGATATATTCCTTAAAGCCGCAGAACTTTTGCATATTCAACCTGAAAAATGTCTTGTATTTGAGGATTCATTTTCCGGAATTCAAGCTGCAATAAATGCCGGTATGCAAGTTGTAGCGTTAGCTACTACACATAAAAAGGAGGAGCACGATCCTACTATAACTATAATTAGCAACTTCAAAGAATTACTCTAG
- a CDS encoding DUF1573 domain-containing protein codes for MRTAFVFTTLVLFSFALRAQEVSVYSVKNGKGDLITVSADTLNMGEIYLDDLSSEHGVLLINLTNSGKKPLLIRNVTGCCGTNIKTWSKAPVLPGKQSEIRVEFRIEPKPQRISRTVTLESNALGKPIIKLHIVGLVMQRKQANELVL; via the coding sequence ATGAGAACAGCATTTGTATTTACCACTTTGGTTCTGTTTTCCTTTGCTCTTAGAGCACAGGAAGTTAGCGTTTATTCCGTTAAAAATGGTAAAGGCGATTTAATAACAGTTTCAGCCGATACGCTTAATATGGGGGAGATTTACCTCGACGATTTATCCAGTGAGCATGGTGTTTTACTAATTAATTTAACTAATTCGGGTAAGAAACCCTTGCTCATTAGAAATGTTACAGGTTGCTGCGGAACAAATATTAAGACATGGTCAAAAGCACCAGTATTACCAGGTAAGCAATCGGAGATTAGGGTTGAATTTCGTATTGAGCCTAAGCCTCAACGAATAAGTAGAACGGTTACCCTAGAGTCGAACGCATTGGGCAAGCCAATAATTAAGCTACACATTGTTGGCTTGGTAATGCAACGCAAGCAGGCCAATGAACTTGTTCTATAG
- the pncA gene encoding bifunctional nicotinamidase/pyrazinamidase, with the protein MKALIVVDVQNDFCPGGALAVTDGDKVVDPINELSKQFEADGLPIIFTRDWHPANHLSFKENGGIWPPHCIAGTPGAAFHPNLYFPSVAFLVSKATEPDIEAYSGFQGTGLASWLRQIDVDELVIAGLATDYCVKNTVIDAIKLGFKVTLALNAIKAVNVNPTDGETAINEMKSLGVQIV; encoded by the coding sequence ATGAAAGCATTAATAGTGGTCGATGTACAAAACGACTTTTGCCCAGGCGGTGCCTTGGCAGTAACCGATGGCGATAAAGTGGTTGACCCCATTAACGAGCTTAGCAAACAATTTGAGGCCGATGGATTACCAATTATTTTTACCCGCGATTGGCATCCAGCTAACCATTTGTCATTCAAAGAGAATGGGGGGATTTGGCCTCCGCATTGCATTGCAGGAACTCCTGGTGCTGCTTTTCACCCCAACTTATACTTTCCCTCAGTTGCTTTTCTTGTATCTAAAGCCACCGAGCCCGATATAGAGGCATATTCAGGTTTTCAGGGAACTGGTTTAGCATCGTGGCTACGTCAAATAGATGTTGACGAGTTGGTTATTGCCGGTTTAGCCACCGATTATTGTGTGAAAAATACTGTAATTGATGCAATAAAACTTGGATTTAAGGTAACGTTAGCCCTAAATGCAATTAAGGCAGTTAATGTTAATCCAACTGATGGAGAAACGGCCATTAACGAAATGAAAAGCTTAGGGGTTCAAATCGTTTGA
- a CDS encoding C10 family peptidase has protein sequence MKKIYTLLLLALSGLLVIANPVNVKLARKVAINYLSAKKGAGIDTFDLKLVNTHQFDGKDALYIFAMSKGGFIIVSSDDETKPIIGWSLTNPMPKKIDNPVVLERLNWYAKQVNYAAKSNIGDKSVKQEWQDILDGKIAKGVKGGGPLLATIWNQSPYYNMLCPTGTPTGCVATAMSQIMRYHQWPQNGKGWHKYVHSTYGTQYANFEATSYTWASMPNELTAASTYDEKVAVATLCYHAGVAVNMNYATDGSGAFSRDVLYALTNYFNYDPTTIQIYTFDPNNQTEWINMVKTEIDAGRPVYYSGSSSASGGHAWVCDGYNDNSELHINWGWGGYANGYYAASAMKPSGTSYDFSESNDMIIGIKPNQSDFKHLWVQQASGFGTSSRGIQFISAVNNRVAWAVAYDGSGSNAKVKEYTMTTDGGATWKAGSINPANSNGFAAGMICAIDDKTAWVPLYDGTNGGGMIAKTEDGGKTWTQQTSATFTKPNGFPNVVHFWDANNGFCMGDPNGGYFEIYTTTNGGANWTRVSQANIPAPLDGEYGVIGYYDVIGDNVWFATNKGRIYKSTNKGASWQVYQTPLTSTAFEIAFKNSNEGIIYGNENDIDKYYRTTDGGANWTQFAPSGNVYTADLCWIPGTDTLISTGSNYSANKMGVSYSVDGGNTFTDYAPFYKNFQFTNMGASPNGTVWAGSFNSSANYGGMWKKGASVLSANFTVNKTTAYRNDSTVVFTDMTYGSPESWEWNFGEGAEPATKTGKGPYTVKYTTYGDKTVTLTVQKGNDIHVYVKEKVLNVTWPSGVDTHNNDNKLTVYPNPTNSSVFVNIAGFTKGTIDVYNITGALVWSSGTETTEGRIDVSNLSTGVYLIKIKSDNGTVTTRKLTVTR, from the coding sequence CACTACTACTACTTGCGCTTTCAGGATTACTTGTTATTGCTAATCCTGTTAATGTAAAATTGGCCCGAAAGGTTGCCATTAACTACCTTAGCGCAAAAAAGGGGGCAGGTATTGATACCTTCGATTTAAAACTGGTAAACACGCATCAGTTTGATGGTAAAGATGCCCTTTACATTTTTGCTATGAGCAAAGGCGGATTCATTATCGTATCGTCCGATGATGAGACAAAGCCTATTATTGGATGGTCGCTTACCAATCCTATGCCAAAAAAGATTGATAATCCTGTGGTTTTAGAACGCTTAAATTGGTATGCCAAGCAGGTAAACTATGCAGCAAAATCAAATATTGGGGATAAGTCGGTTAAGCAGGAATGGCAGGACATACTTGATGGGAAAATTGCTAAAGGTGTTAAAGGTGGCGGTCCGCTTTTAGCAACCATTTGGAATCAATCGCCCTACTATAATATGCTTTGCCCTACCGGAACTCCCACAGGCTGTGTAGCCACGGCAATGTCGCAGATAATGCGTTACCACCAATGGCCTCAAAACGGAAAGGGATGGCATAAATATGTACACTCCACCTATGGAACTCAGTATGCCAACTTTGAAGCAACATCCTACACTTGGGCCAGTATGCCGAATGAGCTTACCGCTGCAAGTACTTATGATGAGAAAGTTGCTGTTGCAACCCTTTGCTACCATGCCGGTGTTGCAGTAAACATGAACTATGCTACCGATGGTTCAGGTGCTTTTAGCAGAGATGTTTTGTACGCCCTTACAAACTACTTTAACTACGACCCAACCACCATTCAAATCTACACTTTTGACCCAAACAACCAAACCGAATGGATAAATATGGTGAAAACAGAAATTGATGCTGGTAGGCCAGTTTACTATTCGGGTAGTAGTTCTGCAAGTGGAGGCCATGCATGGGTTTGCGATGGGTATAACGACAACAGCGAACTACATATTAACTGGGGATGGGGTGGATATGCAAATGGATACTATGCTGCATCGGCAATGAAACCCAGTGGAACTAGTTACGATTTCAGCGAAAGCAACGATATGATTATTGGTATCAAACCCAACCAGTCAGACTTCAAACACCTTTGGGTACAGCAAGCCAGCGGTTTTGGAACTTCATCGCGCGGTATTCAATTCATATCGGCAGTAAATAATAGGGTAGCATGGGCAGTTGCTTACGATGGATCGGGAAGTAATGCTAAGGTTAAGGAGTATACCATGACCACCGATGGGGGTGCTACATGGAAAGCCGGTTCAATTAACCCGGCAAATTCTAATGGTTTTGCAGCAGGTATGATATGCGCCATTGACGATAAAACCGCTTGGGTGCCCCTATACGATGGTACAAATGGAGGTGGAATGATAGCCAAAACTGAAGATGGTGGTAAAACCTGGACACAGCAAACATCCGCAACTTTCACTAAGCCTAACGGCTTTCCAAACGTTGTTCATTTCTGGGATGCTAATAACGGCTTCTGCATGGGCGATCCTAACGGAGGATACTTTGAAATATACACCACAACCAACGGAGGAGCAAACTGGACAAGAGTATCCCAAGCCAACATTCCAGCACCCCTTGATGGTGAATATGGCGTAATTGGCTACTATGATGTTATTGGCGATAATGTTTGGTTTGCCACAAATAAAGGTAGAATATATAAGTCAACCAATAAAGGCGCAAGCTGGCAGGTATACCAAACCCCATTAACTTCAACCGCCTTTGAAATTGCCTTCAAGAATAGCAATGAAGGTATTATTTACGGAAATGAGAACGATATTGATAAGTACTATAGAACCACAGATGGCGGTGCCAACTGGACACAATTTGCTCCCAGCGGAAACGTTTACACTGCTGATTTATGCTGGATACCAGGTACCGATACTTTAATATCGACTGGTTCCAACTACTCTGCCAATAAAATGGGCGTATCCTATAGTGTTGATGGCGGTAATACGTTTACCGATTATGCACCCTTTTACAAGAATTTCCAGTTTACAAATATGGGTGCCTCGCCAAATGGAACAGTTTGGGCTGGAAGTTTTAACTCAAGTGCTAACTATGGTGGAATGTGGAAGAAAGGGGCATCGGTACTTTCAGCTAATTTCACCGTAAATAAAACTACTGCTTACCGCAACGACAGTACTGTTGTATTTACCGATATGACCTATGGCTCGCCAGAATCGTGGGAGTGGAACTTTGGCGAGGGTGCTGAACCTGCTACAAAAACAGGTAAAGGTCCTTATACCGTTAAATACACCACTTACGGAGATAAAACTGTAACCTTAACCGTTCAGAAAGGTAACGATATTCATGTATATGTTAAAGAGAAAGTCTTAAACGTTACCTGGCCCTCAGGGGTTGATACTCACAATAATGATAATAAGCTTACTGTTTATCCGAATCCAACCAATTCATCGGTTTTTGTTAACATAGCCGGGTTTACCAAGGGCACAATTGATGTTTACAACATTACTGGTGCATTGGTGTGGTCATCGGGAACAGAAACAACCGAAGGGAGAATAGATGTTTCAAATCTTTCCACAGGAGTGTATCTGATCAAAATTAAAAGTGACAATGGTACGGTTACAACCCGTAAGCTAACTGTTACTCGTTAA